One Halobaculum sp. CBA1158 DNA segment encodes these proteins:
- a CDS encoding YihY/virulence factor BrkB family protein: MHTESTGEGGRARAAVAFGRRVAARTSDQDVTFLAAGVAYYGFVSLLPAAVLALVVAVTVGGQQLADALIAASAGVLTETGQAVLVDALVDGGGRGSATLVSLPLTLWGALKVFRGLDIAFSKVYGIDDTADIVDQLVDSVVVTASIGASLLAMVGLGAAVAALDVGGVAAVAGVLALPLVLTVAFLPMYYVFPDVPVSVPEILPGAVFAGVGWTVLQAAFQAYVGLQSGGDGGTALYGAVGAVLLLVTFLYFGATLVLVGAVVNAVAAEGRVGDADGGAGSDDPDGGDATGPGTVAGAGDDTDREADGRSTEETGRIKGRTRVRRDE; this comes from the coding sequence GTGCACACCGAATCGACCGGCGAGGGGGGCCGCGCGCGCGCAGCGGTCGCGTTCGGCCGGCGGGTCGCCGCCCGGACGAGCGACCAGGACGTGACGTTCCTCGCCGCCGGCGTCGCCTACTACGGGTTCGTCTCGTTGCTGCCGGCGGCCGTGCTGGCGCTGGTCGTCGCCGTCACCGTCGGCGGCCAACAGCTCGCGGACGCCCTGATCGCCGCCAGCGCCGGCGTGCTCACCGAGACTGGGCAGGCCGTGCTCGTCGACGCGCTCGTCGACGGCGGCGGGCGCGGGTCGGCGACGCTCGTCAGCCTCCCGTTGACGCTGTGGGGGGCGCTCAAAGTGTTCCGAGGGCTCGACATCGCCTTCTCGAAGGTGTACGGCATCGACGACACCGCCGACATCGTCGATCAACTGGTCGACTCCGTCGTCGTCACCGCCAGTATCGGCGCGAGCCTCCTCGCGATGGTGGGGCTGGGGGCGGCCGTCGCCGCCCTCGACGTGGGCGGCGTCGCCGCCGTCGCCGGCGTCCTCGCGCTCCCGCTCGTGCTCACGGTCGCGTTCCTCCCGATGTACTACGTGTTCCCCGACGTGCCCGTCTCAGTCCCCGAGATACTCCCCGGAGCCGTCTTCGCCGGCGTCGGCTGGACGGTGCTTCAGGCCGCGTTCCAGGCGTACGTCGGCCTCCAGAGCGGCGGCGACGGCGGCACCGCGCTCTACGGCGCGGTCGGGGCGGTGCTGCTGTTGGTGACGTTCCTCTACTTCGGGGCGACGCTCGTGCTCGTCGGGGCCGTCGTCAACGCCGTCGCCGCGGAGGGGCGCGTCGGCGACGCGGACGGTGGTGCGGGCAGCGACGATCCGGACGGCGGCGACGCAACCGGACCCGGAACCGTCGCCGGCGCGGGCGACGACACCGACCGGGAAGCCGACGGGAGATCGACGGAGGAGACCGGCAGGATAAAGGGACGGACACGCGTGCGAAGGGACGAATGA